One part of the Prunus persica cultivar Lovell chromosome G5, Prunus_persica_NCBIv2, whole genome shotgun sequence genome encodes these proteins:
- the LOC18776004 gene encoding puromycin-sensitive aminopeptidase isoform X4 yields the protein MGAPKEIFLKDYKLPDYYFDSVDLNFSLGAEKTIVSSKIAVFPRVEGSSSPLVLDGQDLKLLSVRINSKELKDEDYRLDSRHLTLTSVPSGTFTLEILTETYPEKNTSLEGLYKSSGNFCTQCEAEGFRKITFYQDRPDIMAKYTCRIEADKSLYPVLLSNGNLIEQGDVEGNKHFALWEDPFKKPCYLFALVAGQLESRDDTFVTRSGRKVALRIWTPAQDVPKTAHAMYSLKAAMKWDEDVFGLEYDLDLFNIVAVPDFNMGAMENKSLNIFNSRLVLASPETASDADYAAILGVIGHEYFHNWTGNRVTCRDWFQLSLKEGLTVFRDQEFSSDMGSRPVKRISDVSRLRNYQFPQDAGPMAHPVRPHSYIKMDNFYTVTVYEKGAEVVRMYKTLLGSQGFRNGMDLYFKRHDGQAVTCEDFFAAMRDANNADFANFLLWYSQAGTPVVKVASSYNAEARTFSLKFSQEVPPTPGQPIKEPMFIPVAVGLLDSTGKEVPLSSVHHDGTLQSVANNGQPVYTTVLRVTKKEEEFVFSDVSERPIPSLIRGYSAPIRLETDLTDSDLFLLLAYDSDEFNRWEAGQVLARKLMLNLVADFQQNKPLVLNPKFVHGLRSILSDLSLDKEFVAKAITLPGEGEIMDMMEVADPDAVHAVRTFIRKQLAHELKAELLSTVENNRSTEEYVFDHPNLARRALKNIALAYLASLEDSRCTELVLNEYRSATNMTDQFAALAAIAQNPGKTRDDILADFYSKWQEDYLVVNKWFALQAMSDVPGNVENVRNLLSHPAFDLRNPNKVYSLIGGFCGSPVNFHAKDGSGYKFLGEIVMQLDKINPQVASRMVSAFSRFRRYDETRQNLAKAQLEKILSTNGLSENVFEIASKSLAT from the exons GATGAGGATTATCGCTTGGATTCACGCCATCTGACACTAACATCAGTACCTAGTGGTACATTTACTTTGGAAATTTTAACAGAGACATATCCTGAGAAGAACACATCATTAGAG GGGCTTTACAAGTCATCCGGGAATTTCTGTACACAGTGTGAAGCTGAGGGTTTTCGTAAAATTACATTCTATCAG GACCGTCCTGATATAATGGCAAAATATACATGCCGCATAGAAGCTGATAAATCGTTATACCCAGTGTTGTTGTCCAATGGAAATCTCATAGAGCAGGGAGACGTAGAG GGTAATAAACATTTTGCTCTTTGGGAGGATCCCTTCAAGAAACCCTGCTACTTGTTTGCTTTGGTTGCTGGACAGCTTGAGAGCAGAGATGACACATTTGTTACTCGTTCGGGTCGAAAGGTGGCTTTGAGGATTTGGACCCCTGCTCAAGATGTGCCAAAAACTGCACATGCCATGTATTCACTTAAGGCAGCTATGAAGTGGGATGAGGAT GTTTTTGGTCTTGAGTATGACCTGGATCTATTCAACATTGTGGCTGTTCCAGATTTTAACat GGGAGCTATGGAAAACAAGAGTTTGAAT ATCTTCAATTCCAGACTTGTGTTGGCATCTCCGGAAACTGCATCTGATGCAGACTATGCAGCCATTTTGGGAGTTATTGGCCACGAG tatTTCCATAACTGGACTGGCAACAG AGTGACATGTCGTGATTGGTTTCAGCTCAGCTTAAAGGAGGGTCTGACTGTTTTCCGTGATCAG GAATTTTCATCTGATATGGGGAGTCGCCCTGTAAAGCGGATTTCTGATGTTTCCAGACTTAGAAATTATCAGTTCCCacag GATGCTGGTCCCATGGCTCATCCTGTGCGGCCACATTCTTACATCAAG ATGGATAACTTCTATACAG TGACG GTGTATGAAAag GGAGCTGAAGTAGTCAGGATGTACAAAACTTTACTTGGAAGTCAAGGGTTCCGAAAC GGCATGGATCTTTACTTCAAGAGACATGATGGACAAGCTGTAACCTGTGAAGACTTTTTTGCTGCCATGCGAGATGCTAACAATGCAGATTTTGCTAATTTCTTACTATG GTACTCACAAGCTGGGACCCCAGTTGTCAAAGTTGCATCCTCTTACAATGCTGAAGCCCGCACATTTTCTTTGAAGTTTAG TCAAGAGGTACCACCAACTCCAGGGCAGCCCATTAAAGAACCCATGTTCATTCCTGTGGCAGTAGGTTTGCTCGACTCAACCGGCAAGGAGGTGCCTCTTTCCTCCGTGCATCATGATGGGACATTGCAATCTGTTGCCAACAATGGTCAGCCAGTCTACACAACAGTTCTTAGAGTAACGAAG aaagaagaagagtttGTCTTCTCAGATGTATCTGAGCGGCCAATTCCGTCTTTGATCCGGGGCTATAGTGCACCCATTCGTCTAGAAACTGATCTCACAGATAGTGATCTATTTTTACTCCTTGCTTATGATTCAGATGAATTCAACCG CTGGGAGGCTGGACAAGTGCTGGCACGCAAGCTGATGCTCAATTTGGTTGCTGattttcaacaaaacaaaccttTGGTTTTGAATCCAAAGTTTGTGCATGGACTCAGAAGCATACTATCTGACTTAAGCTTGGATAAA GAATTTGTTGCAAAGGCAATCACTCTGCCAGGTGAAGGAGAAATAATGGACATGATGGAAGTTGCCGATCCTGATGCTGTTCATGCTGTTCGTACTTTTATCAGGAAGCAGCTTGCCCATGAACTGAAAGCAGAGCTTCTTAGCACA GTTGAAAACAACAGGAGCACCGAAGAGTATGTGTTTGACCACCCTAATTTGGCCAGGCGTGCTCTGAAGAATATTGCTCTTG CATATCTTGCATCCCTTGAAGATTCAAGGTGTACTGAGCTTGTGCTGAATGAGTATAGAAGTGCTACAAACATGACTGATCAGTTTGCAGCTTTAGCAGCAATAGCACAAAACCCTGGCAAAACTCGTGATGATATTCTGGCCGACTTCTATAGCAAGTGGCAGGAGGACTATTTG GTTGTGAATAAATGGTTTGCACTTCAAGCCATGTCTGACGTTCCCGGTAACGTAGAGAATGTGAGGAACCTTTTAAGCCACCCAGCATTTGACTTGCGCAACCCAAACAAAGTGTACTCACTCATTGGAGGTTTCTGCGGTTCTCCTGTGAATTTCCATGCAAAGGATGGGTCAGGCTACAAGTTTTTGGGAGAAATTGTGATGCAATTAGATAAAATAAATCCTCAG GTGGCCTCCCGCATGGTATCGGCCTTCTCAAGGTTTAGGCGCTATGATGAAACCCGGCAAAATCTTGCCAAG GCACAGCTGGAGAAGATACTGTCTACCAATGGACTGTCCGAAAACGTGTTTGAGATTGCCTCCAAGAGCTTGGCTacttaa